Below is a genomic region from Anoplopoma fimbria isolate UVic2021 breed Golden Eagle Sablefish chromosome 20, Afim_UVic_2022, whole genome shotgun sequence.
GACATCTGCGTACCTTGATGGAGATTACAAAGTGTCCTCCGTTCTTCAGGAAGTTGTGAGCGTTCAAAGCAACAATCCTCGTCTGGTCAGGCTGGGCTACGTCAGCAAAAATCACATCCACCATgcctaaagagagagagaccattACTGACTATTCACTTACTTCTGTTGTAGTCTTTCAATGTTGGAGATGAGCCTGACAACTGAggcttttttctgtccattgGCATTCACAACAATAAGCAATCAAGCTTTATGACAATGTTAATATGTTCAAGTCTGCATTATGTAGGTATTGAGGTAAAATAGAATTTGTAATTCAGTTGTTTGTTCAGAACAGACCGATCTTGGAAGTGGGAATGTCACGATACCAGATATCTAGTAGTAGCAATAGTTGATACCAATACCAGTGAAAGTCAATGACTCAATACCAAGATAAGATAGACAAACAAACCAGTAAATCTTATCTACTTCAACATACACTCCATTATTACTGGGTGCATACTATTTTAattgttaataattatttattattaattcccTCAAGTTTCTCGCCAAAAACTTAAAGTTTACAAGTTAACATCTGAACACATTGTGATAATGTGCAATTTACCTTCCACCCATTTACTCATCTTTAACGTCCCTGTGACAACAAGGATACCGTAGTCTAGAGCCCTCACCCCAGGTACCTACGATGCTGTGGTAAATCAAGTGTTCAGAATTTTGGCATCGACTTTGTGCTaaagtgtgtgttctgtgctaaagtgtgtgttctgtgtctgAAATCCCTCATTGGATCTATGACATCTCCACTAAGAGTCTACTGCGGTGTTACTGCTGTGTCTCAGGACTACTTACCAACTAGCATGCGGTATTTGTGTGGGTGGCGGGCGTCCTCGATGATTGGAATGATGTTGGTGCGTTTCTTTGCCACGTTGAGCAGGTCACGACCCGATCGATGGGAGAACTCCACGGCGTAGACCAGTCCTTCCTGTTACACACAGAACACTTTTATGTTACCTGTAAACtttaaaaattacttttttatgataggGAAAGGCCAGATGATACTCATTGTTTCATGCCACATGGTGATTTCTGAGGCAATAGGTTGCGGATGCGTTGTAGTGGACCATTAAATTAAGACAAATTAGTTTTGTACTCACCGGTCCAACAATGTCAGAGACGTGGGACACCGTGGTGCCGGAGGCCGCTCCCAGGTACATGACCTTTGTTCCGGGCTTGATGTGGATCTGGTCTACTCCTCCCAAGATGGCTGCTGCCAGCTTGGAGCGGAACGGATTCCAGGCTCTGTACTCAATCTTAACCTCTCCTTCCTAAATGACagagtaataaaataaaataaaaccccGTGACCAAAGACAAGGACTCCTCAAGAACGATGGCAGAGTTGTTCTTACCCAGTAACTTATCATTTGAAACAATGTTAGTTTTTCAAAGCGCTAAAGGTCAGCAGTTATGAGCTGTGCTGCAAGGAACTACAATCTCACCTCCACGTTGATCCTCTTCTCTCCGTACACAGACTCTCCCACCACCATGTTCCTTGTCACCAGGGCATCCTCCTTCCCTCTGCAGATGAACACTCCTGgagtgaacacaaacacaagacgAGTCAGTGTTAACAGAATATACTGCGAGTCGATTAGAAATTGTTGGTAAATCTAGTCAGACACAGAAAGAATGAAGCAAGTCCATTCCATGAGTTTTTCTTCAGTTCACCTAAAAGGTGGATGTATGCGTTTTATACTACTTCAGCACTTAACATTTGCATAAGTAGTGGTGGAATGGTACACAGAGCTCTGGTTCGTTATGCACCTCggattttttgtttattttaaaaaatatatattaaacagtgGCATAATTCATACTTTAAAAGTTAAGGCACTCAGTTATTGGCATATTATCAAAGTAAATCACACAAATGTTAGTAATGTTCCATCATAACACTTGTGAATTGTTGATAACTCCTGAACTGGGCTGCAGGTTTTGCTTGTTTATACAGATCAGGCACAGCACACTGAAtaaaatagacatttaaaaaggcaCGTTTACACTGAGATTAAACTATTTTATAACATAAGGTTATCGATTTGTCTAAATCTGCAGTGTGGAGAGAAGGACTAAGAGTcaagtatgtttttgttttgttgcgcTTAAGACACATTTGGGTGATGCCACcgtaatttaaatatttgaagtgTATCCGCAGATATGTCCGACTTCAGATGAATAGTGTCAGCATCCAGTTCAACACAAGTCATCGCTAAGTGAGCGTGACTAACCAGGCTGAGCCGACAAGCAGAGTTCGACTTTCAGAGACGTAAATTTCACCTGGaaagacaaaaatgcattttccttGCATGCGAGTAATGGACCTTAATGGATTATATTGATAGTGTGGGTTGCAGGACGCAACAAACAGACGACAAGTTCAGAACATACCGTATCGGAAGGTTTCAGTACAAATACACATCCCATTCCACCACTATGCATTAGAAAATTGCCACAATATATGAAAGAACATGCCtatgaaaagaaacatttgttgaattaaaaaaagtgacCAAATCCCTGCCTGAAGTTGTCTGCTAAACATCCAAACCAAGCGCCAACAGGTTTCCAGCATAAATTGGTTTTAAACCGTAGTAACACAAACCTTCATGTCTGTGTGGCTCAACCACGACCTTCCTCCCTGCTCCAAAGCCTCCTCTGCCGCCCCCCCTTCCTCTCGGGCGCCTCTGCCACCCCCACGGCCCCGAAATCCTCCACCCTCTGGGGACCTGAAACTTCCACCTGAAAAAAACTTGACTGGTTAGAAATCGATCTGTGCCCTGGTTATATTAACACACTTGCGCTTTTATCAGAGGTTATACCCCAAATGTGTTGCGTGCATGGCCGATAACTTATCTCCTGTGAAACACACAGTTCAGTCTGTATTTAGGTTAAACATGTTCACCAATTATGCCGGTGTGTTCTTAACATCAAAAAGTTTTGAGACAGTTGAACTTTGCATGTaaactattaattaaaaataaatagtgcTTTTGAGAATGGATACAGTATCACAAAACTATACATTTGCTTATACCACTATGTTGCATTAGTACAGATAACATGACAACACCACTTGATAATCTCACTATCCGCTTCATCCAGtctcacctcttcctcctctgaatCCACCTCGTCCGCGGTCACCGAATCCTCCTCGGCCTCCACGGTCACCGAATCCTCCTCGGCCTCCACGGTCACCGAATCCTCCTCGGCTTCCAAaccctcctctacctcctcggTCCCCGCGGGGACTGAAAccttaaaatgaaacacagataACTTAATAAGGGGAATTaggggtgtgggtgtgtgtggttctACCAACAGAGCCTACACATGTATCCTAAGGAGCTCCAGTGAACCTGATCAAAACACGTGGGAGTTATTCTTAATAAACTGTGTAGTTACAAAGAAGGCTCGCTTTATTTTCAACAGTGGCGCTCTATAAACCACCAATTGCTGCAGAGTGGGCAAGCTAGGAGTGATCTACAATATTCTCTGGTTGCACATGTCACCCTGAAATAAGCAGGAGTCTGTGTACCTTTGAAAGGCCACCCTGTGGACATATTGTTTGTATCCTTGAGGAGTAACAGACACGCCGAGTTACGCATTGTTTACATACATGTTTAGCAGTTAGGATATTTCTTTCCCACTCCCTTTCGCTGGCTTCATTTCTAAAAACACACCGTCTCCAGTGCGGAATACCATGAAACAAACTAAATGGAACTAGGACAAAACGGGGCTGAAGGCCAACTATTGGGGCGTTTTTGTCAGGTTGTCAAACAGTCAAAAAATGTGCTTCGTCGTCTCTAAAATAGATTATTGAACGCACGTGTTGTCGCAGTTGTCTGGTTCCGTTTGCAGCTGTTACAGCCATATCTAAATGACAGCAATTTAACGGTTATTGGGGGgggaaattatatattttgggATGCAAGCTTCGTTGtctgtatgttttatgtgttaaaAAGGACAACCTCCTCAAAATGGTTGCATATGGCCACCATGAACCCCCTACAGTCGAGCCTAGCAGAGTGTGTGGTGTTAGCTCGTAGCCCGACACAACGCAGTGTGCCAtcctttatatttatttaaaaaaaagtttctgtttGCTACGAAAGACATTTCCTACAGTCTCTTCTGTATAACTACCCGGGGCAGCTTCCCCATGCGAAGCCCAGGAAGGAGCAgtgatttttatctttttagcGGTGTAATGTTACTGAACCTTATTTTATCACATTACACTAAATAGTTTCGTAGTTCTACGGACGTTTGCATCCCGTGTTTGAGTTTAAAAGAGCGGCACTAATACATGCTTGGCACACGGACATACCCACACGGGTGAATACAAATACACGAGGCACCAGCGtcggctaacgttagctgaaGCTACCGTTCACTTCAGCCTCGTGGCACTACGTTAACTAAAACGGCCTCATCAAACGCCTCTGACTTTGCACCGTAAACAATGCAATACAAGCAatcattttaagtaaaatacattAATCTGATAATGTCGGAGGGCTCGTGGCCGGTTTGGTTCTGCTGACGGAGGCTGAACACGTGTGCCTCGGCGACGCGCATGCTGCACGGCGTGATGCTGGTTCACGCTCATCTTACTATTTAACCTAGCATTACAGTTTAGCTCAATTATTTCATTACACCCACATTAAATGAGAAAGCGTCCACACACGTGGCGGCACTTTTCTTTccagtttttaaaagtttgccTTGATTTTAACGAAGCAGCATGGCGGGTGTAGGCCGAACACATACCAGCGCCTTTAACTTCAAACACACCAGGGGCAGCTTAACAAAGTAGACACtcatattataaaaacaatactttaaAGACATTCCTATCTGCTGTAACTTACCTGGTCTCATGTTATCTGGTGTAACTCGTTATTTGATGCTACCGACAGTGCTCTCgtgctcttcctctcctgcgGCTCTAACTGAACGAACTCAGTGTGACCACATGTGCAGCGACCACACTAACTCCCTACTTCTATTGCTGATGATGCTTCATGTTTTACGAAGGAGGGGCTCGTTACAGCCACCTACTGGTACGGAGTGCGAGTTGAGTCATTATACAGCAAATAAGCCAACAGCAGTCAAATTCattcttctacttttttttagaatgaTTGTGTTTATATTAGAAAAACATAGCTATATTAACAATTGTTACGCACATAATTTATCGTACCAGGggtacatacaaaataaaagtaatacaaattaaaaatcaTGTGTCATTGATCCATAAGAAATGTATCCAACACATCATTAGTTTTAATTGCCTTCTGATTCTTAAAGCTTCTTATCGAGGTGTCATATTGATGAAGTTCTTgataaaaacaatttttaaaaatccaaaatTTGGTTTGGAGTCTGCCCATCTCTCTGTTTGTGAATGTGGAATTTtccaataataaaatgaactgtacaaaaaaataatgtatttttactgcacccttaaatggagagaaaacatgataaagggCCTTTCAAGTAAATAAAGTGGTGTGCAGCACCCTCTCAGGTGACCATCCAGTAGAGAAAACATGATCCTCTAGGATGCCCTTCCAGTTGAGAAAATAGGACGCTGCGCCCTCTAGGGTAACTTTCCAGTTGACAATACATGCTGCTGTGCCCATAGGGCTACCTTCCAGTAGAGAAAACGTGATGAAGTGCCCTCTTGGGTGCCCTTCCACTAGAGAAAACAGGATCCAGTGTCCTCTAGGGGGTCCTTCAGTTGACAAAATGTGCTGCTGTGCCCTCTTGGGTGACCTTCCAGTAGAGAAAATGGGACAATGTGCCCTGTAGGGTGCCCTTCCAGTAGAAAAAATAGGATGCAGTGCACTCAAGGGTAACCTTCCAGTAGAGTAAATGGGACGCTGCGTCCTTTATTGTGACCTTCCAGTTGACAAAACGTGCTGCTGTGCCCAAAGGGGTGACCTTCCAGTAGAGAAAACGTGATGAAGTGCCCTCCTGCTCTACCATTTGGTCGAGCACATTTTGAAGAAGGATTTTTTTCGGTCGAAAAGCAGTTGTTACCAAACGGTTGATTTAGCATTCCATGGTAAACGAAGTGATTCTAAGataataaatgtacaaatgtttttgtcaaaaacaacatatatgaATATTCACTGCTGTTAATATATAATTACTGTTATTCCATTAAATATTTGACGAAAAATGTTATCATTATATTGTTTTCGTAATGTttgtaattgtcttttttttttttttttctggtttacAAACAATAGATGGATGCTCAATCTTCTTACGGTGCAAGGCCACGCAATTTTTTGGCCCCTACACCAGAAAATCCTCAAGACTCTGATGCGGATCTGAGTGATTAAAGATGACCAAATTGAGATCCTGATTATCAGCCTACACGAGGAATATTGAGGAGGAGGTTCCCTCAACAAGCACATCTTCTATACTGCATCCTCGTAAGAAGAGCAGAAAAGGGAAGAACGCCCTAAAAACTGTTTCCTTGGAGGAGCCAGAGGACACACCTGACCCAAGTCCACCCTCAGGCCCAAACAAAGGCACAAGGGGAATCTGGAAACATGAAGACATTGAGGAATTCCAGGTTCCTGAATCAAGATTTGAACCCCCTGAGGCTGTAAAGACACCCATCCAGTACTTCAAAGTGCTCTTCACTAACCAAATGATTGAAAATATTGCTCATAATACTAATATATACTTTGCCCATGAGTTGGGGGATCAAATCAAGACTTGTCCTGAAGAGATTGAAGATTTCCTGGCAATACTACTCTTTATGGGTGTGTTCAACAGCCCTGGAGGACTTCTGGCACCACAAGTCACTTTTTGATCTGATAGCTGATATCATGCGGAAGAAGAGATTCCAGCTGTTACGCCggttcattcattttaatgataatCAGCAATGCAACGACAGTCCAGACAGATTTGACAAAATCCCCCATATCTTTGAGATGCTTCAAGAGCAGTGTCTCCTGATTACATCCACTTACACACAGTGTGGATGAGGCCATGGTGGCATATAAACTGcatcttttctccttttctcttctttctactatttatatatctctctctatatatatatatatatatatatatatataacctatTGCCCAGCTATGCTCTGGTGCTGAATGTACCGATGTActactgttgttttattatcgCGATGTTATATTAATCTgttgtttattgtaaaaaaagacaagataagatgttcctttattagtcctgcagtggggaaatttacaggatttacagcagcatagagtatagtgcaaaacaagatcaaaaacaagtattataaataagcaaataagcagtaaaaacagtaaaaaatattaaataactaaaaaagtaaaaaaatccacaataactaaaatattatataaacagacagaaaactattatattgcacagtgtatttattttgcacagattttttgtgttgtgtggtttactgggagcagagctggttgtgtagcctgacagcagcaggaaggaaggacctgtcctctccttcacacaccggggtgaagcagccggtggctgaaggagctgcacagagctgccagagtgtcccgcatgggctgggaggtgttgtccatcagggatgacagcttagccatcatcctcctgtctcccactactttcaccgtatccagtggacaccccagcacactgctggccttcttaaccagtttgttcagtctcttcctgtcggctgtcgagatgctgctgctccagcagaccactccaaaAAAAATGGacgatgccaccacagagtcgaaaaaggtcctcaggggTGCTCcttgcactccaaaagacctcagtctcctcagcagatagagtcttatctgaccctttttatacagtgcatttgtgtgatcaGTCCAATCCAGTtcattgttcaagtgaacacccaggtacttgtaagatttcacaatctcaatgtccattccctggatgttcactggtaccggaggagagtgtttaccctggcggaagtccaccaccagctctttggttttaccagagttgatctggaggaaTTTCagctggcaccatcctataaagtcctggttcagttccctgcATTCCCCATTATCACCGGCAGaaatgaggccgacgattgcagagtcgtgagagaacttttgcaggtggcagttagcAGAGTTGTGTGTAAAGTCCGAGGTGtaaatggagaagaggaataTAGCCAGAACAGTTCCCTGTGGGGCCCCCAATCTTCAGGAAatcaggtctgactcacactcccgtatccgcacatactgtggacagttggtgaggtagtccatgatccatgcagtgaggtggtggtccaccctggtctgctccagcttgtccctcagaagccaAGGCTGGATGGttttgaaggcactggagaagtcgaaacatgactctcacagtgcttccagccttttccaggtgagaaaggcatctttgtagcagccagattgataggcgaactgaagtgggtccaaggatgagctcaccagggggcggagatGTACAAGGACCAGCCtttccagggtcttcatgaggtgggatgttaaagccaccggcctgaagctgtgGAAGTCCTTGGGCCGTGGGGTCTTTGGTAATGGTACCACGCAGGATGTCTTCCACAGCTTTGGTactctccccagcttcaagctcaagttgaagacgtgctccactatcccgcaCAGCTGGTCCGCACAGGAtttgaggagccttgagctgatgccgtctggACCCATGGCCTTTCTCACCTTGATCTTTtccagttcttttctcacctggttagtTTTGAGGGACAAGTTAGGGggagggggctgtgtgctgtaggttgttggagggGGGTTGGGGTGCTGGTCATGGAGTGTACTGtatgaggagtgtggaggggagctcAGTGTTGTGggaaagggggtggaggaggaagggcaatctacagggggtgcagacgatgggggctgcagcaGTAGGGAGGACTGGATGGTGGGAGGGGTGGATAACTGATCGAATCTgttaaagcagtggttctcaaatgggggtacgtgtacccctgggggtacgtgaaggcactccagggggtacgtgagatttaaaaaatatatatttaaattagcatccattcaaaaatcctttaaaaatagttatttaataaatattcaataaaatataagtgtaagttcataaactgaattcaatgcaacaatgcaatcttcagtgtctgatttattaaaatcagacactgatggcacagcgctgtgtattacatctttttttcaaccaaaaatgctttgcactggttagggggtacttggctgaaaaaaaaattcacagggggtacatcactgaaaaaaggttgagaaccactgtgttaaagaataagttcagatcattcacccacttttggtcccccacagactgttggttgggccccttgtggccagacatcgCCTTGAGGCCCTTCCAGACCCCGCTGATGttattctgctgcagctgatcctccatctttgtcctccatctttgtcctgtagacttttttcccttccctgattcttctcctcagctccctctgcacagtcctcagctcctccttgttccCTGaaaaccctcttcttctccttgaggagggccTTTATTTCAGGAGTGATCCaaggtttgctgttggaaaaacattgtacagtcctggtgggtcctggtgtcctccccatgggcatcactgaatacttcccacacagtagactcaaaacagtccttcagagcctcctcgacttcatcggaccatcgttTGACTGTGCGAGTCACAGCTGGTTGCCTATgtacaagaggtttgtacacaggcaaGAGGTGCTTTACTACtgattttaaatgatgtaaGGTGAGCTTGAGTGCCATGAAAAGCGacaccaaataaaatgtattattattattattataaaggcACAAGGACTGGCACGCTCCACCAATATATTGCCAACCAGCCAGACAAATGGGGCTTTAAATTGTTCCAGTTCATCTGCCATCATCAATGACCTATTGCTCTATCAAGGGGCATCCACATTCTTCAATGTTGCCCTACGTGAGGAGGAGCACAGGCTACTTCTGGGAGCCAAAATGGTGACAACTTCTTTCTGTCGTCTTCTGTGACAACTACTTCACCAGTTTCAACTTGATCCAGAAGCTGAACGCAAACTTGGGTGTCAAGTGAATCGGCACTGTCCGACCAAACCGCATTGATGGAGCTACCTTAAACACAGTTCAACAGCTGATGAAGAAAGGAGGTGGAGCTTTTGATTACAAGTCTGCTGAAGGGGTGGTCGCAGTGAAATGGCATTACAACAAATGCCTGTGGGATCATGCCTCTTTCAACTTTCAAACGGTCGAGCAAAGAGGCCAATGCAAAGATTACTGTCCCGTGCCCATCACTCATTCCTGCCTACAATCAGCATAACACTAGAGATAAAGTGTATCTAATGCTCCAAAAATGCACAGATGAGGTGAGTTGAGAATGAAATGTTagaaatgcaatgtttttctgtgttttacagcATGCACATCAACAACAACTTTTATGCTGTTTATTACTTCAAAAAgttagcattttattttactaattcTACTGTTTTggtatttgtatgtattttggtACTTTTACCATAAAGTTACATCTcaaccattacattacagtcattttagcagacgcttttatccaaagcgacttacaatcagtagtatattacatatcattcacccattcacacactgatgacaggctaccatgcaaggtgccaccatcagactctaactaacattcatgcaacatccagtccacaccgatggcaagccttcgggagcaacttggggttaagtgtctctgcccaaggacacatcgcttttgccaaagccgggtatcgaaccaccgaccctctgattggagaactaccttgctctccactacgacGTTAAAAAACTGTGGggtctgtttacatttttgggagGATTATTGTTATAACTGCcacatgaaataaagaaagCTAAGAGACTTTTTTCTTGGTGAGGGCTAAAGTCCTTCTCATAGTTTTTAATGCACTAAATGGCTTCACCCCTTTTATGTCCCAGACTCCCTTTAGTTTTACGATCCTCCACAGCTGCTCTTATAACTGTTATAACCTGACGCCCCAAAATATGAAACAGTCTGCCTTTAAATATTAGACTTACTTCTTAACGCTGACtcaaaatacttatttttaacaTTGTCTTTAAATAGCAGCTTTGGGTTTGTTATTTTAGATCATAGAAACACAAtttctccttccctctttgtgtctatgtatgttttttgttgtggaattgtaaagcactttgtgctgCATTCTGTGCCTGAAAGGtgttatacaaataaagttaattcaTTCATCAGCACCCCACTATTCACCCACACCTGCCCACTAACACCAGTCCCTCACCAGACTGTCTATTGTGTAAACATATAGTTTTCCAGATTCCTGTGATAGAATTTATTAAGTACATTTAGTAGagtacagtacttaagtacaatttcatatttcatagtcatattttactttcattttcatttttaaaactacttgttgctttgcagattaagattttacaaaacGATGATGAGTTTCTAAAAAATGAGGCGGTCTTAAAGATCAAACCATCCCCAACCGTCAAGACCAGAATAAGTAGGAGACCATGATTCAAAAGGGAGATCTGGGCCCTTTTCCCCCTGAG
It encodes:
- the fbl gene encoding LOW QUALITY PROTEIN: rRNA 2'-O-methyltransferase fibrillarin (The sequence of the model RefSeq protein was modified relative to this genomic sequence to represent the inferred CDS: deleted 2 bases in 1 codon) codes for the protein MRPGFSPRGDRGGRGGFGSRGGFGDRGGRGGFGDRGGRGGFGDRGRGGFRGGRGGSFRSPEGGGFRGRGGGRGARGRGGGRGGFGAGRKVVVEPHRHEGVFICRGKEDALVTRNMVVGESVYGEKRINVEEGEVKIEYRAWNPFRSKLAAAILGGVDQIHIKPGTKVMYLGAASGTTVSHVSDIVGPEGLVYAVEFSHRSGRDLLNVAKKRTNIIPIIEDARHPHKYRMLVGMVDVIFADVAQPDQTRIVALNAHNFLKNGGHFVISIKANCIDSTAAPEAVFASEVKKMSSENMKPQEQLTLEPYERDHAIVVGIYRPPPKQKK